The DNA region CAGAAACGCCATCAGGTCGCCGATCTCGCGTGCATGCGCGGGGCGGCCGAGCGGCAAACCTTTCTGGAATTCCTTGTAGCGGTTCTCGTCGCCGAACTGGTTCTTGGCGCGGGTCTTCAGCAGGGTGACGTGGCGGTCGGTGCCGACCGGGCCGGGATTGATGCCGACGACGCGGATGTTGTCGGCAAGGCTCTTGCCGCCGAGTGCGCGGGTAAAGGCCATCAGCGCGGCGTTGCCGGCGCTGCCGCAGATGTAGTTGGCGTCGAACTTCTCGCCGGCCGCGCCGATGTCGTTAACGATGACGCCCCCGCCGCGCGCCTTCATCTGAGCGTAGATCTGCCGCGTCAAATTGATGTAGCCGAACACCTTCAGCTCCCAGGCGTGGCGCCAGATCGCCTCGTCGATCTTGTCGATTGAGCCGCCCGGGATATCGCCAGCGTTGTTGACGAGGATGTCGATGTCGGCGGCCTCCTTGGCGAGGCGCGCCAGATCGTCCGGCTTGCGCAGATCGACGACGCTAATCGCGGCATCGATCT from Bradyrhizobium genosp. L includes:
- a CDS encoding SDR family oxidoreductase, which encodes MDLHLRGKRVLITGASKGIGAAAAEAFAEEGAHLLLAARNGEQLKALAERLRSAHQIDAAISVVDLRKPDDLARLAKEAADIDILVNNAGDIPGGSIDKIDEAIWRHAWELKVFGYINLTRQIYAQMKARGGGVIVNDIGAAGEKFDANYICGSAGNAALMAFTRALGGKSLADNIRVVGINPGPVGTDRHVTLLKTRAKNQFGDENRYKEFQKGLPLGRPAHAREIGDLMAFLASDRAGYTSGVIYTVDGGLTSGWG